The following is a genomic window from Conexibacter woesei Iso977N.
TTGTTGAACGCGCTGGCGAACCCGCTCATGTTGATGGTCTCGCCGATCGTGGCGCCGGCCGAGACCACGAGCTGGACGCTGCCCGCGCGCCTCTGGCCGAACGCGGTCACCTGCGGGACCTCGCTCGCGACCCCCAGCGTGAAGGGGTTGACCGCGCAGGCGGTCATGTCACCGGTGCACGATCCAGCGACGAGCGAGAGGTCGTCGTAGGGTCCGCCGCCGCCGTTGGTGCCGAGGCCCAGGACGGTGTGGGGCCTGTTGAGCTGGGGCGCGAAGGCCGGGTCGGTGTAGGTGACGTCCCAGCTGACGGTGATCGTCTCGCCCGGTGCGGGCGTGGTGTCGCTGACCGTCAGGCCGCCGTCGGTGCCGGGAGCCGCACGGGCGGAACCGGCGGCCAGCAGCAGCCCGAAGGCGCACAGCAGGGTGACGCACGCGGGAACGACACCGCGACGCCGTGACAGGGTGCTCATGAGGACTCCTCGGTTGAGGTCGGCGCGGAGGGACCGCGCCACGCTCGCGGCAGTCTGCCACGCGACTCGCATTCGTCAACGCACAGTGTCACTGATCTTTAAGAAGAATTGCGGAATGTCGCTGATCGATCGAGATCCCGAAGCTCATCAGCGCCACCACCTGATTCCTGGGCATCACGGCCGCCACAGGCGGTGAGGCTCGCGCGCCGCCGGGGCTCCAGTTGGCCGCCGGGACGAGCGTTGTCGGTGAACTTGACGCGTAGCCGTTGGCGGCGTGAGGGACGTGGTGGTGGCGGCCGCTGAAGAGGCCGGAGGTGATGGTGCCGATGGCCGTCAGGACGATCTGGCCGTCGACCTCGGAGGCCTCGGCGTTGAGGACGAAGGTGCTCGTCTGGCCGGTGTTCCAGTGGATCGTGCTCGTTCCGGAGAACAGCGAGGCCGGCGCGCTGCACGCCTGCGGCGCGGTGAAGCCCGGGGTCGTCGATCGTTGCCGGGTGGATGCTCGGATGGGTCAGCGACACGCACGTGGCG
Proteins encoded in this region:
- a CDS encoding DUF11 domain-containing protein, with translation MSTLSRRRGVVPACVTLLCAFGLLLAAGSARAAPGTDGGLTVSDTTPAPGETITVSWDVTYTDPAFAPQLNRPHTVLGLGTNGGGGPYDDLSLVAGSCTGDMTACAVNPFTLGVASEVPQVTAFGQRRAGSVQLVVSAGATIGETINMSGFASAFNNNGSGASLIIGSVPITVTAPPAADLGVSLSARAGPPLHGKVNYDAAVTNNGPAAASSATLTTQLPWQATGISAAGSCTYAGTTHQVTCPVGALANGATTHVTFTAQYGLLSFGALTATATLSAVTPTDPNPANDSSSATCHALTGPLISC